The Actinoplanes sp. N902-109 genomic interval TGGGTGCCCCAGGTGCTGGAGCCGTTCAGCACAGCCAGCACCTTGCCGCTGTTGACGTTGCGGATCCGGTAGGAGCCGTCGCTGTTGGCGACCAGGGTCCAGCGGTGATCGGCGGTGCCGGTGTCACCCCACTGCAGCACGCGGGCGTTGTCGGCGCTCGACATGTTCTCGACGCCGAGGACCTTGCTGCTGTTGACGTTGCGGAACCGCACGGCGCTGCCGTCGGTGACCGTGACCCAGTTGTGGTCCGCGGTGCCCGTGTCACCCCAGACCACGGCCAGGCCGCCGTCCGCGGTGGACATGTTCTGCACGCCGAGCACGAGGCCGGTGCCGACGTTGACCAGTTTGACCGCGCCGCTTCCGGTGCCACCGCCGCTGCTGCTGGTGTTCCAGTAGACGGCGTAGTTGAAACCCTGGGCGTCGTGGAACGGGCCGACGCCGACTGTCGAACCGTTCGCCGTCGCGGTGAAGGCCAGGCTGCTCTTGCTGGTCCGGGTGATCGACGAGACGGTCAGTGCGGGGGCAGCCGACAGGCCGGTGTTGCCGTAGTTGCCGCACAGCACCGCTGGTCCGTACGTGATGGCCTGGAGGTTGGGGTTGTCGTTGGCCGCCTTCATGATCACCCGCATGGGCAGCCGCACCGTGACGACGTCGCCGGCCGCCCAGGTCCTCGTGACGGTCGCGTAGCTGCCGGGGGTCGCGCTGACGTCCTGCGCGACGCCGTTGACGCTGATCACCGGGGCGGTGGTCCACGACGGGATGCGCAACCGGATGCCCCACGAGCCGCTCATGGAGCCGGACAGCGTCAGCGTGGTGGTGTCGCTGACCGGGTACGTGGTGCTCTGGGTGACGGTGATCCCGCGCTGGCTCCAGTTCAGCACGGAGGGCACGTACAGATTCACCGTCAGCGTGGTGCCGTTGTAGAAGTAGATCGAGTCCGCGAGCTTGGTGTTCGTCTCGATGCCGGTGCCCTGACAGCACCAGAAGCTGTTGTAGTCGGTGGACCAGGTGCCGCCGCCCCACGCCGGGCCCACGCCACGTCGCCCGCCCGGGTTGAGCGGGGTGAAGTAGGTGACGTGGCCGTGGCTGTCGGCCGGGTTCTGCGCGCCGATCAGGTGGTTGAGCAGGGCCCGCTCGTAGTAGTCGAAGTAGTCGGCGCGGTCCGGCTGGAGCAGCCACAGTTCCCGGGTCAGCTTGAGCATGTTGTACGTGTTGCAGTGCTCGCAGGTGTCGTTGGTGAGGTACCCGGCGATCGCGTTCGGCGCCTTGAAGTGCTCGGCCTGGCTGTTGCCGCCGATGACGTAGGTGTGCGCCCCGGTGATCATGGACCAGGCGTTGCCGGCGATGTCGCGGTAGCGGGTGGTGCCGGTGGCCTTGTACTCCCGCGCCGCGCCCACCAGCTTCGGCAGGTTCGTGTTCGCGTGCTTGCCGTTGAGCTGGTCCTGGTTCGCGGCCAGCGGGTCGAAGATCGCGGCGTGGTCGAAGCGTTGCGCGGTGGTGAGCCAGCGCGCGTCGCCGGTCTGCTGGTAGAGGTCGGTCAGGACGGCGTTCATGCCGCCGTACTCGGTGTTCAGCACCGCCTGCATCTGGCTGTAGCTCAACCGGCTGGTCCGCCAGTCGACCCAGCCGGCGAGGCTGAGCAGCACGTCGCGGGCCTGGGTGCTGCCGATGTAGCGCCAGACGTCGAGCAGCCCGGCCAGGGTCTTGTGGATGCAGTAGTACGACACGGAGACGGCCTGGCCGGCCTCGAGCGCGGTGAAGTCGGACTCCGGGAACCCCGAGAGGTATCCGGCGTTGAACCCCGCGGCGCCGTTGTTCGCCTGACACTTCGCCAGCTCGGCGACCATCGAGGTGGCCTTGTCCCGGCAGGTCGTGTCGCCGAGCATCGCATACGCCTGGGCCCATGCGGTCAGGAAGTGGCCCTGCACATGGCTGCGGAACGGGAAGGTGGGCGCGTCCCACCCGCCGTTGGCGGTGGCCCCGTTGGTGGACAGCCGGTGGTTGGCACGGAAGACGTAGAGCAGCCGGTTGACGTCGACGAACCTGAGGTAGTTGAGGGTGCGGTTCTCGTTGTCCTGGAACCGGCCCGCGGTCAGGCGCACCTGGTCCAGGCCGAAGGGATAGGCGGAGACGCCGGCGTCGGGCCGCGTGGGGGCGACCACGGCCGCGTCGGCGGCCCGGGCCGGCAGGGCACCGGTGGCGGATGCCAGTGCGCCGGCTCCGGCGGCCTGCAGCAGGCGGCGGCGGCTGATAGGGAAGGAGGACATGGGGAGCTCCATCGGGTCGGCCTCAAACAGTGAGTTACGTCGATGTTAACCTTCACATTTCGACGGTCAAGATTGGTTCCATGATCACCGCAAACGTTTCCGGAACCGGGGATGCGCTAGCGCGATGCGACCAGTACATTGATAGACGTCATTGTTTTAATACTCGGTTACCGTTAACTGTTGAGGATGTTGGAAGATGACTGATGTGCCCCGCAGCCGGGTCCGGCTGCTGGTCGGCGGCGCGCTGGCCGCAGTCACCGCTGTCGCCTCCGTGGCCGTGGCCACCCTCGCGCACGCCGATCTCAGCGGCTCGCCGGGCACCACGCTGAAGGCGGCGGCCGAGCGCAGCGGCCGGTACTTCGGCGCCGCCATGGGCGGTGACCGGCTCAGCGACTCCGGCTTCCTCACGATCGCCAACCGCGAGTTCGACATGATGACGGCGGTCAACGAGATGAAGCCCGACGCCACCGAGCCCGCCAGCGGCCAGTTCTCCTTCGGTGCCGGCGATGCGATCTACAACTGGGCCGTCCAGCACGGCATGCGGGTGCGCGGCCACACGCTGGCCTGGCACGCCCAGCAGCCACGGTTCTGGGGCAGTCTCAGCGGCAGCGCGCTGCGCCAGGCGATGATCGAGCACATCAACGGCGTGATGGCCCACTACAAGGGCAAGCTGGCGTACTGGGACGTGGTCAACGAGGCCTACGCGGAGAACGGCAGCCGGCGCTCGTCCAACCTGCAGTCGACCGGCAACGACTGGATCGAGGTGGCGTTCCGCACGGCGCGTGCCGCCGACCCGTCGGTCAAGCTCTGTTACAACGACTACAACATCGAGAACTGGACGTACGCCAAGACGCAGGGCGTCTACAACATGATCAAGGACTTCAAGTCCCGGGGCGTGCCGATCGACTGTGTGGGCCTGCAGACCCACTTCACCGGGGGCAGTTCGCTGCCCAGCAACTTCCAGACCACGCTGTCGAGCTTCGCGGCGCTGGGCGTGGACGTGGCGCTGACCGAGGTCGATGTCACCAACGCCTCGACCTCGCAGTACGCCGGGCTCACCCAGGCCTGCATGAACGTCCCCCGCTGCGTCGGCATCACGACGTGGGGCATCCGGGACAGCGACTCCTGGCGCGGCAGCGAGAACCCGCTGCTGTTCGACCGCAACAGCAACCCGAAGGCCGCGTACACCTCGGTGCTCAACGCCCTCAACGCCGCCGCCACCACGGTGCCCGGCGGCCCGTCGCCCAGCACGCCGCCGAGCACGCCGCCCAGCACGCCGAGCACGCCGAGCACGCCGCCCAGCACGCCACCGGTCACCGGGCAGCCCGGCGCCTGCACGGCGACCTACCGCACGACGAGCAGCTGGGACGGCGGCTTCCAGGGCGAGGTCACGGTGACCAGCGGCGGGGCCGCGCTCAGTGGCTGGACGGTGAACCTGACCCTGGCCGGTGGGCAGAGTCTGGTCAACGTCTGGAACGGCGTGAACACCGGCACCAGCGGCGCGATCAGCGTGCGTAACGCGGCCTACAACGGCGCGGTGGCGGCCGGCGCCTCGACCAGTTTCGGCTTCGTGGCCAACGGCAGCAGCAGCACCGCGCCCGGCGACGTCTCCTGCGCCGGCGCCTAGGAGCCTCGCATGAAGCTGTGGAAGTCCCTCCTGGGGGCAGGCTCGGCCGGTCTGCTGCTGGTGGCGTCGGCGACGACCGCCGCCCGGGCCGCCGAACTGCCCCCGGGCGCTCCGCCGGGGGTCTGCGCGGCCGGTGGCCCGTACGGTCCGCCGCTGTCCGCGGCCACGACCACGGCGCCCCGGCTGGCCGGTGGCCGCAGCTTCCTGGAGGGCCCGGTGTGGCTCGCCGATCAGGGGACCCTGCTGATGTCCGACATGGCCGCGGCGAGCGGGCCGCAACGGGTGCAGCCGTCGAGCATCGTGCGCTACGTCCCCGGTGCCACCACGATCGACACGGCAGTTGCCGACGCCGGCAGCAACGGCCTGGCCCTGGCGCCGGACGGCCGGTCGATCGTCGCGGCCACCCACGACCAGCGCAGCGTCTCGCGCTACGAGATCGCGGGCTTCGCGCGTTCGACGATCGCCACCGGCTACCGGGGTGCGGCGTTCAACTCGCCGAACGACGTGGCGGTCCGGTCCGACGGCGTCATCTATGTCACCGACCCCGACTTCCAGCGCGGCGCCCGGCCCGATGCGATGGCGGGCCGCACGGGCGTCTTCCGGATCTCCGGGGGAGTCGTGTCGCTGGTGGACGACGGCCTGCGCGAGCCGAACGGGATCGCGCTGTCCCCGGACGGCGGCACGCTCTACGTCGGTGCCTACGGGGAGAACACGATCTACCGCTATCCGGTCCTGGCCGACGGCAGCACCGGCACCCGCACGGTGTTCGCCTCGGTCGGTGGCCCGGACGGCGTGACGATCGACTGCGCCGGCAACGTCTACTGGGCCTCCGGCGCGGACGGGCGCGTCCACGTCTTCACCCCGGCCGGTGCGCCGCTCGGCACGATCGTCGCCACGGCCGGGACGACGAACGTCGCCTTCGGCGGCCCCGACCGGCAGACGCTGTTCATCACCTCCGGGCGCACGGGTGCCTCCGCGCTCTACGGCGTGCACCTGGGCGTGCCCGGCTACCCGTACTGAACCCGTCCCCGAAAGGGTGCCCCATGCTGTCTCGACGCGCTCTCCTGGCCGTGCTCGCCGCCGGCGCGGTGCTGACCGGCGCCACGGCCGGGCAGGCCCCGGCGGTGGCTGCGGCCGACACCCACCCGCCGACCGCGCCGGCCGGGCTGACCGCCACCGCCCTCAGCTGCACCTCGGTGACGCTGAGCTGGTCGGCCGCGACCGACGACACCGGCGTCGCGTTCTACGACCTGTACCACGACGGCCAGGCGATCGGCTCCACGACGGGCGAGGTCCGGACGGTCACGCTGGGCGTGGTGCCGGGCGCCCGGTGGGGTTTCTACGTCAACGCCCGCGACGCCGCCGGCAACGTCTCGCAGGCCAGCCGTACGGTGTCGGTGACCGCGCCGTTCTGCGCACCGGACACCACCGCGCCCAGCGTCCCGGCCGGGCTCACCGCCGAGGCGGCCGGCACCGCGGTCACCCTGACCTGGACGCCGGCCGGCGACGACGTGGCCGTCACCGGCTACGAGGTGCGGCGCGACGGCACCCGGGCCGGGGTCCTGTCCGGCTCGGCCGCCGAGCCGCCGGCCACCACGTTCACCGACGCCGGGCTGGCACCCGACACCACCTACACGTACACCGTGGTCGCGCGGGATGCGCAGGGCAACATCTCGGCGCCCGGTGACCAGGTGCGGGTGCACACCGGACTGGCGTGCGCGGCTGTGTGCGCGATCACCCAGGTGACCACCGAACGCGACCTGCCGTGGGGTCTGGTGCAGCTGCCGGACGGGACGGTGCTCTACGGGCAGCGCGACCTGTTCACGATCCAGGCGATGGCGGCGGACGGCAGTGGCAAGCACAGCATCGGCAAGGTGCCGGACGCGGCGGGCACCAACGGCGAGGGCGGGGTGCTCGGCCTGGCCGTCTCGCCCACCTTTGCCACCGATCACTGGCTGTACGTCTACCACACCACGGCGACGGACAACCGCATCGTCCGCTTCCAGTACGACGGGACGCTGCGCACCGCGTCCCGGCAGATCCTGGTGACCGGGATCCCGCGCAACAAGTACCACAACGGTGGCCGCCTGCGGTTCGGCCCCGACGGCAAGCTCTACGCGGCGGCCGGGGACGGCCAGGACCCCGACCAGGCGCAGGATCTGGGCAGCCTCGGCGGGAAGGTGCTGCGGCTGGACCCGGACGGCACCGTGCCGCCGGACAACCCGTTCCCCGGCAGCTTCGTCTGGAGCTACGGGCACCGCAACCCGCAGGGCCTGGCGTTCGACTCGCAGGGCCGGCTGTGGGAGCAGGAGTTCGGCAACAACGTGATGGACGAGACCAACCTCGTCGTCAAGGGTGGCAACTACGGCTGGCCGGCCTGCGAGGGCACCACCGGTGACGCCTGCGCCACCCCCGGCTTCCGCGCCCCCGTGCAGACCTATCCCGTCGCTTCCGCGTCGTGCAGCGGCATCGCGATCGTGCGCGACGTCCTGTACATCGCCTGCCTGCGCGGCGCACGGCTGTACCGCGCGGTGATCGACGGCGACCGGCTGACCGGGATGCAGCAGTACTACGTGGGCACCTACGGGCGGTTGCGCACGGTCGAACCGACCGTCGACGGCAATCTGTGGCTGACCACCAGCACCGGCGGGGACAAGGACAGCATCCCGCAGAACAGCAACGAGCGGATCTTCAAGGTCACCCTGGGCAACGGCTGACCGGTCCGCGCACGCCGGCGAGCAGCTCGGCGACGCTGTGCGCCGCGACGCCCGCGGTCCCGTCGTCGCCGAAGCGGGCCGCGACGCTGCGGACATGCGCCTGGGCCGGCTCGGCCAGGCCGTCGTAGACGGCGGCGAACACCTCGGCGGCCGGTGCCCGCAGCCAGCCGGGCGGGAGCAGATCGAGCGGGAGCTGCGGGTCGAGGACGGGGAAGCGGCGGTAGGTGTCCATCACCTCGGTCCGGGCCCGCACCGCGTCGGCCCCGCCGAGCCCGCCCGACCGGATCCGGGGCAGCAGCGCGTTCCACCGCCGGACGAACTCCGCGTAGTGCCCGGCGATGGCGCCGATGTCCCAGGCGTCGAGGGGAGCGCGGCCCACCGTCGCCGCGAGGTCGACGTGCCGGGCCCGGAACACGGTCACGGTGCCCTGGGTCAGCCGGGCCAGCTGGTCCGTCGTCGTGTGGGTCACGTCGTGCGGTGACAGCCAGAGCCCGTCGTACAGCGGCGCGTACCCGAGCCAGCGCAGCTGACCGCGCAGGGCCCGCCGCTGCACGTCGAGATCCTTCGGCAGGGAGAAGGCCACGAGCGTCCACAGCCCGTCCCAGGCGGGCGGATCGGTCATGGACGCGACGACCCACCGGCCGCCGGCCGACAGCCCGGCAGCGGTGCCGTCGGTGAGCCGGTACCAGCTGTGCCGTCCCTGGCGCCGGCCTTCCAGGGCGCCCCGCCGGGCCAGCCGGCTGACGGCGGCGCGGGCACCGGCGTGGCTCACCCCGGACTCGGCCAGCAGCGCGACGAGCGCCGCCGAGGGCAGCCAGGCCCGGGTGCGCAGCGTGTAGTCGGCCAGCACGGTCACTGCCAGGCCCTGGGGCGAGCTGCCGGCCTGCCGCCGCGGGAGGCGGACCGGGCCCGCGGCCTCCTCGGGGAAGATCTCGCCGATCTCGAACGGAGTCGTCACCCGTCGATCATCGTACGCCGGCGGGCCTGCCCGCTTACCCATATTCATCGAAAAACGTCGATTGACAGTTCTCGGTCCGAGCGGAATCCTTTGTGCATCCAATGGAGGAGGGTGGCCCGCATGCGGATCGGACGACACCTGCTGCTCGGGCTGGCGGCCATGCTCACGGTCGCCGGCCTGGGCGTCGTGGCGGCTCAGCCGGCGTCGGCGGCTTCGCTGGTCCAGGTGACCAGCTTCGGCAACAACCCCGGCGGCATGGAGATGTACGTCTACGTGCCCGACGTGCGCCCGGCCAGCCCGGCGATCGTGGTGGCCATGCACGGCTGCGGAGGGTCCGGCCCGGGCTTCTACGCCGGCAGCGAGTTCGCCTCGCTGGCCGACCGGTACGGGTTCATCGTGATCTACCCGAGCGCGCAGCAGCAGGCCGGGTTCGGCAAGTGCTTCGACACCTGGTCAGCCGCGAGCAAGGTGCGGGGCGGCGGCAGCGACCCGGTGTCGATCGTGTCGATGGTGACCTACGCCGAACAGCGCTACGGCGGCGACCCCGGCCGGGTCTACGCGACCGGTTCCTCGTCCGGCGGGATGATGACCGACGAGATGCTGGCCCTGTACCCGGACGTGTTCAAGGCCGGGGCGGCGTTCATGGGCGTGCCCTTCGACTGCTTCTCCGGCGCTGCCGACTACCCGCCCGGCAGCAGCAAGTGCACCGGCGGCGGCATGGACCGCACCCCGCAGGACTGGGGCAACCGGGTCCGCGCGGCCTATCCGGGTTACACCGGGCCGCGCCCGCCGATCCAGCTCTGGCACGGCACCGCCGACACCCTCGTGCCCTACTCGTTGTTGCAGGAGGACATCGAGCAGTGGACCAACGTGTTCGGGCTCAGCCAGACGCCGACCGCCACGGACACCCCGCAGCCCGGCTGGAACCGCCGCCGCTACGCCGATGCCGCCGGTCGGGTCGATGTCGAGGCCTACAGCATCCAGGGTGCCGGTCACAGTCTGCCGTCGGCCGGCATGGCGGCGTACGCCATCGCGTTCTTCGGCCTTAACGGCAGCACCACCCCGCCGACGAGCCCGACTGGCACGCCGCCGACGAGCCCGCCGACCACGCCGCCGACGACCGGCGGGTGCCGGGTTGCCGCCACGGTCAACGCCTGGAGCACCGGCCTGACCGAGAGCATCACCATCACCAACACGAGCACGGCGCCGATCAACGGATGGAAGCTGACGTTCACGCTGCCGGCCGGGCAGACCATCACCTCCGGCTGGAACGCCACCTATGCGCCGGCCTCGGGGGCGGTGACCGCGACGAACGCCTCCTACAACGCCGCGGTCGCGCCGGGCGCCTCGGTCGGTATCGGCTTCCAGGCCGGGCACACCGGCAACACCGCGGCACCCGCCTCGTTCGCCCTCAACGGGGCAGCCTGCACCACGTCGTGACGTCACGGTGAGCCATGCGCCGCTGTACGAGGAGTTTGATCGTCACTCGCCAATATCTTGACATGCCCATGTTTCAGTTCCTACCTTGAGCTTCACATTCCGGAAACACTCCGAAACTTTCGGTTCCGAGAGGTGATTCTCGTGGTCCATAGGAAAGCTTTGATCCTGGTCGCCGCCATGGCCCTGGGCGCCGGAAGTTTGGCCGCATGTTCCGGTGGTGACGACGACGGGTCCTCGGGCGGCAATGTCTCGATGCAGCTGTGGGAGAACTCCACCACCGGGCCCGGCAAGGCGTTCTGGGACAAGGCGGTGGCGGATTACCACACCGCCCACCCGAACGTCACCATCAAGGTCCAGGTGGTGCAGAACGAGGACCTCGACGGCAAGCTGCAGACCGCGTTGAACTCCGGCGCGGCGCCCGACCTGTTCCTGCAGCGCGGCGGCGGGAAGATGGCCGACATGGTGGAGGCCGGTCAGCTCAAGGACATCACCGACGACATCACCGCCGAGACCAAGCAGGCGGTCGGCGAGGCGGTCCTCCGCAACGGGCAGGTCGACGGCAAGAGCTACGCCGTGCCGCTCTCCATCCTGCCGGGCGGCTTCTGGTACAGCAAAGACCTGTTCAGGAAGGCCGGTGTCAGCACACCACCGGCCACCCTGGACGACCTGAACGCCGCGGTGGTCAAGCTCAAGGCCGCGGGTACGCCGATCGCGCTCGGCGCCAAGGACGCGTGGCCGGCCGCCCACTGGTACTACTTCTTCGCCCTGCGCGCGTGCAGCCAGGCCACCCTCGACGCGGCGGCCAAGGACAAGACGTTCAACGACCCCTGCTGGACCAAGGCCGGCAACGACCTCAAGGCCTTCGCCGACACCAAGCCGTTCGCCGAGGGGTTCCTGACCACCTCGGCCCAGCAGGGCGCGGGCAGCTCCGCGGGCCTGGTCGCCAACCACAAGGCGAGCATGGAACTGATGGGTTCCTGGGACCCCGGGGTGATCGCCTCCCTGACCAAGGACACCAAGCCGCTGCCCGACCTGGGGTTCTTCCCGTTCCCGTCGGTGCCGGGCGGGCAGGGTGACCCGGCCGCGGTGATGGGTGGCTCGGACGGCTACTCCTGCTCGAAGGACGCGCCCAAGGAGTGCGCCGACTTCCTCAACTGGCTGCTGACCAAGGACGTTCAGGAGGCCTACTACAAGGCCTACAACTCGCTGCCGGTCAACAAGCAGGCCCAGGGCGCCGTCACCGAGGACTACCTCAAGGCGGTGCTCGACGCCTACAACTCCGCGCCGTACGTCTCGCAGTGGCTGGACACGGTCTACGGGCAGAACGTGGGCAACGCGCTCAACGTCGGTGTGGTGAACCTGCTCGCCGGCAAGGGCGACGTCGCCGGGATCATCAAGGCCGTGAACGACGCCGCCAAGAAGGGCTGACAGCGTCGTGCTCACCGAGGATGTGCCCGCTGCGCGTGTGCGCAGCGGGGATGTCGGGCAGTCGCCGGCGGCTGGGCGCCGCCGGCGGCGCGGCATCGGCTGGGCGCAACGGCTGGAGATCCTGCTGCTGTCCGGCCCGGCGCTGCTGGTGTTCCTGTTCTTCGTCATCCTCCCCGTGGTGCTGGCCGCGTACTACGGCTTCTACCGGTGGAAGGGTTTCGGGGTCCCGACGAACTTCGTCGGCCTGGACAACTACGTCACCATCCTGAAGGACTCGTCGTTCCATGACGCGTTGTGGCACAACGGGTTGATCCTGGTGCTCTCGCTCGTCCTGCAGGGTCCGGCCGGGGTGGGCCTGGCGCTGCTGCTCAACCAGCGGATCCGCGGACAGTCGGTGATCCGGGTGCTGATCTTCGTGCCGTACGTGATCGCCGAGGTCATCGTCGGGACGGCCTTCGGCCTCATGCTGCAGACGAACGGCGCCCTCAACGGTGTCCTGCGGTCGATCGGTCTCGGCCGGCTGGCCGAGGACTGGCTGGCCAACCCGGCGCTCGCCATCTGGACCCTGATGTTCATCCTGACCTGGAAGTACATCGGCTTCGCGGTGATCCTCTTCCTGGCCGGGCTGCAGAACATCCCGGAGGAGCTGTCCGAGGCGGCCATGATGGACGGCGCCACGTACTGGCAGACGCAACGCCTGATCACCCTGCCGTTGCTGGGCCCGACAATCCGCATCTGGGGCTTCCTGTCGATCATCGGCGCGCTGCAGCTGTTCGACCTCGTCTACATCATCTGGGGTCAGTACGTCGCGTCGACCGCCGGCACCTCGACGATGGCGACGTACATGGTCACCGAAGGCCGCAACGCGGCCAACTACGGGTACGGCAATGCCGTCGCGGTCGTGCTTTTCCTCATCTCGATGATCATCGCGCTGATCTACCAGCGCTTCGTCCTGCGCCGGGACACCGAGGGCGCGCTCACGGGGGGACGGTAGGACATGGCCAGGACCATTCCCTCCCGGCGGGGGAGCAACCGGGACAGCTGGGGCAACCCGATCGTCTATGCCGGCGCTCTCGTGCTGATCGGGGTCATGCTGGGCCCCGTCATCTACATCATCATCGGCGGGTTCCGGACCAACTCGCAGATCACCACCGACCCCGCGGCGCTCCCGCACCCGTGGGTGTCGCGCAACTACACCAGCGTCCTGACCAGCGACAGCTTCTGGCGCCAGGTGGGCAACTCGACGATCGTGGCGGTCGCCACCACCATCGGCGTCGTCACGCTGGGCGTCATGGCGAGCTATGTCCTGGCCCGGTACAGGTTCCGCGGCCGCTCGGCGATGTACGCCTTGTTCGCCGCGGGGCTGATGTTCCCGGTGACGGTCGCGATCACGCCGCTGTACATCCTGGTGAAGAACGTGGGCCTGGTGAACTCGCTGCCCGGCGTGATCCTCCCGCAGATCGCCTTCGCCCTGCCCACGACGGTCATCATCCTGGTGCCGTTCCTGCAGGCGATCCCCAAGGACATCGAGGAGGCCGCCGCCATCGACCGGTGCAGCCGGCTCGGTTTCTTCTGGCGGATGGTGCTCCCGCTGTCGGTGCCGGGCCTGATCACCACCGGCATCCTCGCGTTCGTCAACAGCTGGAACAGCTACCTGCTGCCGCTGTTCCTGCTGAACGACCAGGACTCCTTCACGCTGCCGCTGGGCGTGCAGGCGTTCGCCTCGGAGTACTCGGTGGACACCGCCAAGGTGCTCGCCTTCACCTCGCTGTCGATGATCCCGGCGCTCATCTTCTTCAGCCTGTTCGAACGCCGCATCGTCGGCGGGCTCACCGGCGCGGTCAAGGGCTGAGCAGACCGCGCCGGCCGGCGGCACACCACCTGACGGTCAGCGGAGCAGCCGGGCGAGCAGCGGCGCCCGGCGATCCGCCGGCAATGCCGCCGGGTCGAAACCGAGGACGGCACCGTACGCCGTGGTCAGCGCCGCAGCGGACCGCCGCAGGGCCGCCGACTGCGCCCAGGCCGTCGTGTTGCCGGCGCTGCCCGGTGGCGGACCGGCCGCGGCGAACGGGCCGAGGTCGGTCTCGAAGCCGGTGCTGGACGCCGGCTTCCCGCCGATCTCGAGCCGTGCGTCGTCGGCGAGCACGCCGGTGCCGAGCAGGGTGACGTCACTGACGTACGTGATGCTGACCTCGACCTTCGTCCCGGCGTAGCGGGAGAGGTCCAGCGCCGTGCGGTGCCAGCCGCCGCTCTCGCCGGCCAGCCCGGCCCAGGTGCCGGTGCTGCCGGTCGGCGCGCAGTCGTCGCCGTCCGGGGTCAGGCTCAGGTAGTGCGTGA includes:
- a CDS encoding PQQ-dependent sugar dehydrogenase, whose product is MLSRRALLAVLAAGAVLTGATAGQAPAVAAADTHPPTAPAGLTATALSCTSVTLSWSAATDDTGVAFYDLYHDGQAIGSTTGEVRTVTLGVVPGARWGFYVNARDAAGNVSQASRTVSVTAPFCAPDTTAPSVPAGLTAEAAGTAVTLTWTPAGDDVAVTGYEVRRDGTRAGVLSGSAAEPPATTFTDAGLAPDTTYTYTVVARDAQGNISAPGDQVRVHTGLACAAVCAITQVTTERDLPWGLVQLPDGTVLYGQRDLFTIQAMAADGSGKHSIGKVPDAAGTNGEGGVLGLAVSPTFATDHWLYVYHTTATDNRIVRFQYDGTLRTASRQILVTGIPRNKYHNGGRLRFGPDGKLYAAAGDGQDPDQAQDLGSLGGKVLRLDPDGTVPPDNPFPGSFVWSYGHRNPQGLAFDSQGRLWEQEFGNNVMDETNLVVKGGNYGWPACEGTTGDACATPGFRAPVQTYPVASASCSGIAIVRDVLYIACLRGARLYRAVIDGDRLTGMQQYYVGTYGRLRTVEPTVDGNLWLTTSTGGDKDSIPQNSNERIFKVTLGNG
- a CDS encoding SMP-30/gluconolactonase/LRE family protein codes for the protein MKLWKSLLGAGSAGLLLVASATTAARAAELPPGAPPGVCAAGGPYGPPLSAATTTAPRLAGGRSFLEGPVWLADQGTLLMSDMAAASGPQRVQPSSIVRYVPGATTIDTAVADAGSNGLALAPDGRSIVAATHDQRSVSRYEIAGFARSTIATGYRGAAFNSPNDVAVRSDGVIYVTDPDFQRGARPDAMAGRTGVFRISGGVVSLVDDGLREPNGIALSPDGGTLYVGAYGENTIYRYPVLADGSTGTRTVFASVGGPDGVTIDCAGNVYWASGADGRVHVFTPAGAPLGTIVATAGTTNVAFGGPDRQTLFITSGRTGASALYGVHLGVPGYPY
- a CDS encoding endo-1,4-beta-xylanase, with translation MTDVPRSRVRLLVGGALAAVTAVASVAVATLAHADLSGSPGTTLKAAAERSGRYFGAAMGGDRLSDSGFLTIANREFDMMTAVNEMKPDATEPASGQFSFGAGDAIYNWAVQHGMRVRGHTLAWHAQQPRFWGSLSGSALRQAMIEHINGVMAHYKGKLAYWDVVNEAYAENGSRRSSNLQSTGNDWIEVAFRTARAADPSVKLCYNDYNIENWTYAKTQGVYNMIKDFKSRGVPIDCVGLQTHFTGGSSLPSNFQTTLSSFAALGVDVALTEVDVTNASTSQYAGLTQACMNVPRCVGITTWGIRDSDSWRGSENPLLFDRNSNPKAAYTSVLNALNAAATTVPGGPSPSTPPSTPPSTPSTPSTPPSTPPVTGQPGACTATYRTTSSWDGGFQGEVTVTSGGAALSGWTVNLTLAGGQSLVNVWNGVNTGTSGAISVRNAAYNGAVAAGASTSFGFVANGSSSTAPGDVSCAGA
- a CDS encoding PaaX family transcriptional regulator C-terminal domain-containing protein, whose translation is MTTPFEIGEIFPEEAAGPVRLPRRQAGSSPQGLAVTVLADYTLRTRAWLPSAALVALLAESGVSHAGARAAVSRLARRGALEGRRQGRHSWYRLTDGTAAGLSAGGRWVVASMTDPPAWDGLWTLVAFSLPKDLDVQRRALRGQLRWLGYAPLYDGLWLSPHDVTHTTTDQLARLTQGTVTVFRARHVDLAATVGRAPLDAWDIGAIAGHYAEFVRRWNALLPRIRSGGLGGADAVRARTEVMDTYRRFPVLDPQLPLDLLPPGWLRAPAAEVFAAVYDGLAEPAQAHVRSVAARFGDDGTAGVAAHSVAELLAGVRGPVSRCPG
- a CDS encoding beta-L-arabinofuranosidase domain-containing protein codes for the protein MSSFPISRRRLLQAAGAGALASATGALPARAADAAVVAPTRPDAGVSAYPFGLDQVRLTAGRFQDNENRTLNYLRFVDVNRLLYVFRANHRLSTNGATANGGWDAPTFPFRSHVQGHFLTAWAQAYAMLGDTTCRDKATSMVAELAKCQANNGAAGFNAGYLSGFPESDFTALEAGQAVSVSYYCIHKTLAGLLDVWRYIGSTQARDVLLSLAGWVDWRTSRLSYSQMQAVLNTEYGGMNAVLTDLYQQTGDARWLTTAQRFDHAAIFDPLAANQDQLNGKHANTNLPKLVGAAREYKATGTTRYRDIAGNAWSMITGAHTYVIGGNSQAEHFKAPNAIAGYLTNDTCEHCNTYNMLKLTRELWLLQPDRADYFDYYERALLNHLIGAQNPADSHGHVTYFTPLNPGGRRGVGPAWGGGTWSTDYNSFWCCQGTGIETNTKLADSIYFYNGTTLTVNLYVPSVLNWSQRGITVTQSTTYPVSDTTTLTLSGSMSGSWGIRLRIPSWTTAPVISVNGVAQDVSATPGSYATVTRTWAAGDVVTVRLPMRVIMKAANDNPNLQAITYGPAVLCGNYGNTGLSAAPALTVSSITRTSKSSLAFTATANGSTVGVGPFHDAQGFNYAVYWNTSSSGGGTGSGAVKLVNVGTGLVLGVQNMSTADGGLAVVWGDTGTADHNWVTVTDGSAVRFRNVNSSKVLGVENMSSADNARVLQWGDTGTADHRWTLVANSDGSYRIRNVNSGKVLAVLNGSSTWGTQVVQESDNGSADNNWRLVPIG
- a CDS encoding PHB depolymerase family esterase yields the protein MRIGRHLLLGLAAMLTVAGLGVVAAQPASAASLVQVTSFGNNPGGMEMYVYVPDVRPASPAIVVAMHGCGGSGPGFYAGSEFASLADRYGFIVIYPSAQQQAGFGKCFDTWSAASKVRGGGSDPVSIVSMVTYAEQRYGGDPGRVYATGSSSGGMMTDEMLALYPDVFKAGAAFMGVPFDCFSGAADYPPGSSKCTGGGMDRTPQDWGNRVRAAYPGYTGPRPPIQLWHGTADTLVPYSLLQEDIEQWTNVFGLSQTPTATDTPQPGWNRRRYADAAGRVDVEAYSIQGAGHSLPSAGMAAYAIAFFGLNGSTTPPTSPTGTPPTSPPTTPPTTGGCRVAATVNAWSTGLTESITITNTSTAPINGWKLTFTLPAGQTITSGWNATYAPASGAVTATNASYNAAVAPGASVGIGFQAGHTGNTAAPASFALNGAACTTS